In Heptranchias perlo isolate sHepPer1 chromosome 7, sHepPer1.hap1, whole genome shotgun sequence, a genomic segment contains:
- the mmadhcb gene encoding metabolism of cobalamin associated Db isoform X3, with product MAKVMDVSAGEWNSSHFRHPMSASSTPKVLCTKARLVTYLPEVHVLVKRIAAIRTFSTAGSSGSDEPYIAVMPPDQGLQTIWPDDKMGPFGPQDQRFQLPGNIGFDSHINGITNQKRIPMRRILPDVLTEPLTSEKHEFILAQFVNEFQGNEAEPEPQQVTTAENYFENAKVECAIQTCPELLRKDFQSMFPEAPVAGFTVLTVTQRSINDMTIWNEAVEVEREQLLEKYFGPYTNNTLFETDERYRHLGFRVEDLGCCKVIQHTLWGTHAFVGSLFTNAPTDCLVMKKLQGSKLP from the exons GTGCTCTGCACCAAGGCCAGGCTAGTGACCTACCTGCCAGAGGTTCATGTATTGGTTAAAAGGATAGCAGCCATCAGAACATTTTCCACAGCAGGCTCTTCAGGCTCTGATGAGCCCTATATTGCAGTTATGCCACCCGATCAAG GTTTGCAGACTATATGGCCTGATGACAAGATGGGGCCATTTGGACCTCAGGACCAGAGGTTTCAGCTACCGGGTAATATAGGGTTCGATTCCCATATTAATGGCATTACTAACCAGAAGAGAATCCCAATGCGCAGAATATTACCAGATGTGCTAACTGAGCCATTAACCAGTGAGAAGCATGAGTTCATTCTTGCACAGTTTGTCAACGAATTTCAG GGAAATGAAGCTGAGCCTGAACCACAGCAAGTCACTACTGCAGAAAATTACTTTGAGAATGCAAAGGTGGAATGTGCAATACAAACCTGCCCAGAGCTTCTACGCAAAG ATTTTCAGTCTATGTTTCCTGAGGCTCCAGTTGCTGGATTCACAGTCCTTACAGTAACCCAAAGGAGTATTAATGATATGACTATATGGAATGAAGCAGTAGAGGTGGAACGCGAACAGCTACTGGAGAAA TATTTTGGACCGTACACAAATAATACACTGTTTGAAACAGATGAGCGCTACCGGCATCTGGGTTTCCGCGTTGAGGATCTTGGCTGTTGTAAAGTTATTCAGCACACGCTTTGGGGGACACATGCATTTGTTGGAAGTCTTTTCACAAACGCACCTACAGATTGCCTTGTAATGAAGAAACTACAAGGGAGCAAACTGCCTTGA
- the mmadhcb gene encoding metabolism of cobalamin associated Db isoform X2 — MAKVLCTKARLVTYLPEVHVLVKRIAAIRTFSTAGSSGSDEPYIAVMPPDQGLQTIWPDDKMGPFGPQDQRFQLPGNIGFDSHINGITNQKRIPMRRILPDVLTEPLTSEKHEFILAQFVNEFQGNEAEPEPQQVTTAENYFENAKVECAIQTCPELLRKDFQSMFPEAPVAGFTVLTVTQRSINDMTIWNEAVEVEREQLLEKFINGAKEICYALRTEGYWADFIDPSSGLAYFGPYTNNTLFETDERYRHLGFRVEDLGCCKVIQHTLWGTHAFVGSLFTNAPTDCLVMKKLQGSKLP; from the exons GTGCTCTGCACCAAGGCCAGGCTAGTGACCTACCTGCCAGAGGTTCATGTATTGGTTAAAAGGATAGCAGCCATCAGAACATTTTCCACAGCAGGCTCTTCAGGCTCTGATGAGCCCTATATTGCAGTTATGCCACCCGATCAAG GTTTGCAGACTATATGGCCTGATGACAAGATGGGGCCATTTGGACCTCAGGACCAGAGGTTTCAGCTACCGGGTAATATAGGGTTCGATTCCCATATTAATGGCATTACTAACCAGAAGAGAATCCCAATGCGCAGAATATTACCAGATGTGCTAACTGAGCCATTAACCAGTGAGAAGCATGAGTTCATTCTTGCACAGTTTGTCAACGAATTTCAG GGAAATGAAGCTGAGCCTGAACCACAGCAAGTCACTACTGCAGAAAATTACTTTGAGAATGCAAAGGTGGAATGTGCAATACAAACCTGCCCAGAGCTTCTACGCAAAG ATTTTCAGTCTATGTTTCCTGAGGCTCCAGTTGCTGGATTCACAGTCCTTACAGTAACCCAAAGGAGTATTAATGATATGACTATATGGAATGAAGCAGTAGAGGTGGAACGCGAACAGCTACTGGAGAAA TTTATTAATGGTGCCAAGGAAATCTGCTATGCACTGCGCACAGAGGGTTACTGGGCTGACTTTATTGATCCTTCCTCAGGCCTCGCA TATTTTGGACCGTACACAAATAATACACTGTTTGAAACAGATGAGCGCTACCGGCATCTGGGTTTCCGCGTTGAGGATCTTGGCTGTTGTAAAGTTATTCAGCACACGCTTTGGGGGACACATGCATTTGTTGGAAGTCTTTTCACAAACGCACCTACAGATTGCCTTGTAATGAAGAAACTACAAGGGAGCAAACTGCCTTGA
- the mmadhcb gene encoding metabolism of cobalamin associated Db isoform X1, producing MAKVMDVSAGEWNSSHFRHPMSASSTPKVLCTKARLVTYLPEVHVLVKRIAAIRTFSTAGSSGSDEPYIAVMPPDQGLQTIWPDDKMGPFGPQDQRFQLPGNIGFDSHINGITNQKRIPMRRILPDVLTEPLTSEKHEFILAQFVNEFQGNEAEPEPQQVTTAENYFENAKVECAIQTCPELLRKDFQSMFPEAPVAGFTVLTVTQRSINDMTIWNEAVEVEREQLLEKFINGAKEICYALRTEGYWADFIDPSSGLAYFGPYTNNTLFETDERYRHLGFRVEDLGCCKVIQHTLWGTHAFVGSLFTNAPTDCLVMKKLQGSKLP from the exons GTGCTCTGCACCAAGGCCAGGCTAGTGACCTACCTGCCAGAGGTTCATGTATTGGTTAAAAGGATAGCAGCCATCAGAACATTTTCCACAGCAGGCTCTTCAGGCTCTGATGAGCCCTATATTGCAGTTATGCCACCCGATCAAG GTTTGCAGACTATATGGCCTGATGACAAGATGGGGCCATTTGGACCTCAGGACCAGAGGTTTCAGCTACCGGGTAATATAGGGTTCGATTCCCATATTAATGGCATTACTAACCAGAAGAGAATCCCAATGCGCAGAATATTACCAGATGTGCTAACTGAGCCATTAACCAGTGAGAAGCATGAGTTCATTCTTGCACAGTTTGTCAACGAATTTCAG GGAAATGAAGCTGAGCCTGAACCACAGCAAGTCACTACTGCAGAAAATTACTTTGAGAATGCAAAGGTGGAATGTGCAATACAAACCTGCCCAGAGCTTCTACGCAAAG ATTTTCAGTCTATGTTTCCTGAGGCTCCAGTTGCTGGATTCACAGTCCTTACAGTAACCCAAAGGAGTATTAATGATATGACTATATGGAATGAAGCAGTAGAGGTGGAACGCGAACAGCTACTGGAGAAA TTTATTAATGGTGCCAAGGAAATCTGCTATGCACTGCGCACAGAGGGTTACTGGGCTGACTTTATTGATCCTTCCTCAGGCCTCGCA TATTTTGGACCGTACACAAATAATACACTGTTTGAAACAGATGAGCGCTACCGGCATCTGGGTTTCCGCGTTGAGGATCTTGGCTGTTGTAAAGTTATTCAGCACACGCTTTGGGGGACACATGCATTTGTTGGAAGTCTTTTCACAAACGCACCTACAGATTGCCTTGTAATGAAGAAACTACAAGGGAGCAAACTGCCTTGA